In Cynocephalus volans isolate mCynVol1 chromosome 3, mCynVol1.pri, whole genome shotgun sequence, one DNA window encodes the following:
- the MAN2A2 gene encoding alpha-mannosidase 2x isoform X2 yields MKLKKQVTVCGAAIFCVAVFSLYLMLDRVQHDPTRHQNGGNFPRSQISVLQNRIEQLEQLLEENHEIISHIKDSVLELTANAEGPPALLPYYTVNGSWVVPPEPRPSFFSISPQDCQFALGGQGQKPELQMLTVSEELPFDNVDGGVWRQGFDISYSPHDWDAEDLQVFVVPHSHNDPGWIKTFDKYYTEQTQHILNSMVSKLQEDPRRRFLWAEVSFFAKWWDNINAQKRAAVRRLVGNGQLEIATGGWVMPDEANSHYFALIDQLIEGHQWLERNLGATPRSGWAVDPFGHSSTMPYLLRRANLTSMLIQRVHYAIKKHFAATHSLEFMWRQTWDSDSSTDIFCHMMPFYSYDVPHTCGPDPKICCQFDFKRLPGGRINCPWKVPPRAITEANVAERAALLLDQYRKKSRLFRSNVLLVPLGDDFRYDKPQEWDAQFFNYQRLFDYFSSRPDLHVQAQFGTLSDYFDALYKRTGVEPGAQPPGFPVLSGDFFSYADREDHYWTGYYTSRPFYKSLDRVLEAHLRGAEILYSLAAAHARHSGLAGQYPLSDFALLTEARRTLGLFQHHDAITGTAKEAVVVDYGVRLLRSLVNLKQVIINAAHYVVLGDKETYHFDPEAPFLEMDDTRVSHDALPERTVIQLDSSPRFVVLFNPLEQERLSMVSLLVNSPRVRVLSEEGQPVAVQISTHWSSATNMVPDVYQVSVPVRLPALGLGLLQLQLGLDGHRTLPSSVRVYLHGRQLAVSRHEAFPLRVIDSGASDFTVSNRYIQAWFSGLTGLLKSIRRVDEEQEQRVDMEFLVYGTRTSKDKSGAYLFLPDGEAQPYVAKEPPVLRVTEGPFFSEVVAYYEHVHQVTRLYNLPGVEGLSLDVSSLVDIRDYVNKELALRIHTDIDSQGTFFTDLNGFQVQPRRYLKKLPLQANFYPMPVMAYIQDAQKRLTLHTAQALGVSSLGDGQLEVILDRRLMQDDNRGLGQGLKDNKRTCNRFRLLLERRTLGSEVQDGHSTSYPSLLSHLTSMYLNTPVLTLPVAKRQLPGPGLRSFRPLASSLPCDFHLLNLRTLQAEEDTSPSAETALILHRKGFDCGLEAKNLGFNCTTSQGRVALGSVFHGLDVGFLQPTSLTLLYPLASPSNSTDIYLEPMEIATFRLRLG; encoded by the exons ATGAAGCTGAAAAAGCAGGTGACAGTGTGTGGGGCTGCTATCTTCTGTGTGGCAGTCTTCTCGCTCTACCTCATGCTGGACCGAGTGCAGCATGATCCCACCCGACACCAGAATGGTGGGAACTTCCCCCGG AGCCAAATTTCTGTGCTGCAGAACCGCATTGAGCAGCTGGAACAGCTGTTGGAGGAGAACCATGAGATTATCAGTCACATCAAGGACTCTGTGCTGGAGCTGACAGCCAATGCAGAGGGCCCGCCTGCCCTGCTGCCCTACTACACGGTCAACGGCTCCTGGGTGGTGCCACCGGAGCCCCGGCCCAGCTTCTTTTCCATCTCCCCTCAGGACTGCCAGTTTGCTTTGGGGGGCCAGGGCCAAAAGCCAGAGCTGCAG ATGCTAACTGTATCAGAGGAATTGCCGTTTGACAATGTGGATGGCGGTGTGTGGAGGCAAGGCTTCGACATCTCCTACAGCCCACACGACTGGGATGCTGAGGACCTGCAGGTGTTTGTGGTGCCTCACTCTCACAACGACCCAG GCTGGATCAAGACCTTTGACAAGTACTACACAGAGCAGACCCAACACATCCTCAACAGCATGGTGTCCAAGCTGCAGGAGGACCCCCGGCGGCGCTTCCTCTGGGCAGAAGTCTCTTTCTTTGCCAAGTGGTGGGACAACATCAATGCCCAAAAGAGAGCGGCAGTCCGAAG GCTGGTGGGTAACGGGCAGCTGGAGATTGCGACAGGAGGCTGGGTAATGCCAGATGAGGCCAACTCCCACTACTTTGCATTGATTGACCAGCTCATCGAGGGACACCAGTGGCTAGAGAGAAACCTTG GTGCAACTCCGCGCTCTGGCTGGGCGGTGGACCCCTTTGGACACAGCTCCACCATGCCTTACCTGCTGCGCCGTGCCAACCTGACCAGCATGCTGATTCAGAGGGTGCACTATGCCATCAAGAAGCACTTTGCTGCCACCCACAGCCTGGAGTTCATGTGGAGGCAGACATGGG ACTCAGACTCCAGCACAGACATCTTCTGCCACATGATGCCCTTCTACAGCTATGATGTCCCCCATACCTGTGGCCCGGACCCCAAGATCTGCTGCCAGTTTGATTTCAAACGCCTGCCCGGTGGGCGCATCAACTGCCCTTGGAAGGTGCCACCACGGGCCATCACAGAGGCCAACGTAGCAGAGAG GGCAGCCCTGCTCCTGGACCAGTACCGGAAGAAGTCCCGGCTGTTCAGAAGCAATGTCCTCTTGGTGCCGCTCGGTGATGACTTCCGATATGACAAGCCCCAGGAGTGGGATGCCCAGTTCTTTAACTACCAGCGGCTCTTTGACTACTTCAGCAGCAGGCCTGACCTCCACGTGCAG GCCCAGTTTGGCACCCTCTCTGACTATTTTGATGCTCTGTACAAGAGGACAGGAGTGGAACCAGGCGCCCAGCCTCCAGGGTTTCCTGTGCTGAGTGGGGATTTCTTCTCCTATGCGGACCGGGAGGACCATTACTGGACAGGCTATTATACTTCCCGGCCTTTCTACAAGAGCTTAGACCGAGTCCTGGAAGCCCACCTGCG GGGGGCGGAGATTCTGTATAGCCTGGCTGCAGCCCACGCTCGCCACTCTGGACTGGCCGGCCAGTACCCACTCTCTGACTTCGCCCTTCTGACAGAAGCTCGGCGCACACTGGGGCTCTTCCAGCACCACGACGCCATCACCGGCACTGCCAAGGAGGCAGTGGTGGTGGACTACGGGGTCAG GCTTCTGCGCTCCCTTGTCAACCTGAAGCAAGTCATCATTAATGCAGCTCACTATGTGGTGCTGGGGGACAAGGAGACCTACCACTTTGACCCTGAGGCACCCTTCCTCGAAATG GATGACACCCGCGTAAGTCACGATGCCCTGCCAGAGCGCACAGTGATCCAGCTGGATTCCTCACCCAG GTTTGTGGTGCTGTTCAACCCTCTGGAACAGGAACGGCTAAGCATGGTGTCTCTGCTGGTCAACTCACCCCGGGTGCGTGTCCTTTCAGAGGAGGGTCAGCCGGTGGCTGTGCAGATCAGCACACACTGGAGCTCTGCCACCAACATGGTCCCTGATGTCTACCAG GTGTCTGTGCCTGTCCGCCTGCCggccctgggcctgggcctgctgcagctgcagctgggccTGGATGGGCACCGCACGCTGCCCTCCTCCGTGCGCGTCTACCTGCACGGCCGCCAACTGGCCGTCAGCAGGCACGAAGCTTTCCCTCTCCGTGTCATTGACTCTGGTGCCAGCGACTTCACCGTCAGCAACCGCTACATACAggcctggttctcaggccttacTGGGCTCCTCAAG AGCATCCGAAGGGTGGATGAGGAGCAGGAGCAGCGGGTGGACATGGAGTTTCTCGTCTACGGCACCCGTACGTCCAAAGACAAGAGTGGAGCCTACCTCTTCCTGCCTGATGGCGAGGCCCAG CCCTATGTTGCCAAGGAGCCCCCTGTGCTGCGTGTCACTGAAGGCCCTTTCTTCTCAGAGGTGGTTGCGTACTACGAGCATGTTCACCAGGTGACCCGGCTGTATAATCTGCCAG GGGTGGAGGGGCTGTCTCTGGACGTGTCATCCCTGGTGGACATTCGGGACTATGTCAACAAGGAGCTGGCCCTGCGCATCCACACAGACATTGACAGCCAGGGCACCTTCTTCACAGACCTCAATGGCTTTCAG GTGCAGCCCCGGCGGTATCTTAAGAAACTGCCCCTGCAGGCCAACTTCTACCCCATGCCAGTCATGGCCTACATCCAGGATGCCCAGAAGCGCCTCACACTGCACACTGCCCAGGCCCTGGGCGTCTCCAGCCTCGGAGATG GTCAGCTGGAGGTGATCTTGGACCGGCGGCTAATGCAGGATGACAACCGGGGCCTAGGCCAAGGCCTCAAGGACAACAAGAGAACCTGCAACCGCTTCCGCCTCCTGTTAGAACGGCGAACCCTGGGCAGTGAG GTCCAAGATGGCCACTCTACCAGCTACCCATCCCTCTTGAGCCACCTGACCTCCATGTACCTGAATACCCCGGTGCTCACCCTGCCTGTAGCCAAGAGGCAGCTCCCAGGCCCTGGTTTGCGTTCATTTCGTCCTCTGGCTTCCTCACTGCCCTGTGACTTCCACCTGCTCAACCTGCGTACGCTTCAGGCTGAG GAGGATACCTCACCCTCAGCAGAGACCGCACTCATCCTACACCGCAAGGGTTTTGACTGTGGCCTTGAGGCCAAGAACCTGGGCTTCAATTGCACCACAAGCCAAGGCAGG GTAGCCCTGGGGAGCGTTTTTCATGGCCTGGATGTGGGGTTCCTGCAGCCAACCTCCTTGACATTACTGTACCCTCTGGCCTCACCCTCCAACAGCACTGACATCTATTTGGAGCCCATGGAGATTGCCACCTTTCGCCTCCGCTTGGGTTAG
- the HDDC3 gene encoding guanosine-3',5'-bis(diphosphate) 3'-pyrophosphohydrolase MESH1 isoform X3 gives MGSEAAQLLEAADFAARKHRQQRRKDPEGTPYINHPIGVARILTHEAGITDIVVLQAALLHDTVEDTDTTLDEVELHFGAQVRCLVEEVTDDKTLPKLERKRLQVEHAPHSSPGAKLVKLADKLYNLRDLNRCTPEGTLPHWL, from the exons ATGGGCTCCGAGGCGGCgcagctgctggaggctgctgacTTCGCGGCTCGCAAGCATAGACAGCAGCGGCGGAAGGACCCCGAAGGAACCCCCTACATCAACCACCCCATCG GTGTGGCGCGGATCTTGACCCATGAGGCTGGAATCACTGACATTGTGGTTCTACAG GCGGCCCTACTCCATGACACGGTGGAGGACACAGACACCACCTTGGATGAGGTGGAGCTACACTTTGGGGCACAGGTGCGGTGCCTGGTGGAGGAGGTGACAGATGACAAGACTCTGCCCAAGCTGGAAAGAAAGCGGTTACAGGTGGAGCACGCGCCCCACAGTAGTCCCGGGGCCAAACTGGTGAAGCTGGCGGACAAGCTGTACAATCTGAGAGACCTGAATCGCTGCACCCCAGAGGGTACGCTCCCCCACTGGCTctga
- the LOC134372110 gene encoding protein shisa-like-1 produces MGFQRRRRGPLLTGLSVGLLLIFSWVALAQPTSLSALAHHPHLCRSTQDADGRHYLGFFCPRLSDTPEEAYCCHLQAAGGFCCSRAEFEALYQVNLSALPPPPIFRGPGPLLAVGLYSLLLVALITADLVHFCCGRGRGRGRSESSCRPPSRSSAARPLQVSVGTD; encoded by the exons ATGGGCTTCCAGAGAAGGAGGCGGGGCCCCTTGCTGACAGGCCTGTCCGTGGGGCTACTGCTAATCTTCAGCTGGGTGGCCCTTGCCCAGCCGACCTCTCTCTCAG CATTGGCCCACCACCCCCACTTGTGCCGGTCCACCCAGGATGCCGATGGCCGTCACTAccttggtttcttctgtcctcgGCTCTCTGATACTCCGGAGGAAGCCTACTGCTGCCACCTGCAAGCTGCAGGGGGCTTCTGCTGCAGCCGGGCCGAATTTGAGGCCTTATACCAAGTCAACCTGTCCGCTCTCCCGCCCCCGCCCATCTTCAG GGGCCCGGGCCCGCTCCTAGCGGTGGGCCTCTACAGCTTGCTGCTCGTAGCCCTGATAACCGCAGACCTCGTGCACTTCTGCTGCGGTCGTGGCAGGGGTCGGGGCCGGAGCGAGAGCAGCTGCAGGCCTCCCTCTCGGTCCTCCGCCGCGCGCCCCCTGCAGGTCTCGGTGGGAACAGACTAA
- the MAN2A2 gene encoding alpha-mannosidase 2x isoform X1 → MKLKKQVTVCGAAIFCVAVFSLYLMLDRVQHDPTRHQNGGNFPRSQISVLQNRIEQLEQLLEENHEIISHIKDSVLELTANAEGPPALLPYYTVNGSWVVPPEPRPSFFSISPQDCQFALGGQGQKPELQMLTVSEELPFDNVDGGVWRQGFDISYSPHDWDAEDLQVFVVPHSHNDPGWIKTFDKYYTEQTQHILNSMVSKLQEDPRRRFLWAEVSFFAKWWDNINAQKRAAVRRLVGNGQLEIATGGWVMPDEANSHYFALIDQLIEGHQWLERNLGATPRSGWAVDPFGHSSTMPYLLRRANLTSMLIQRVHYAIKKHFAATHSLEFMWRQTWDSDSSTDIFCHMMPFYSYDVPHTCGPDPKICCQFDFKRLPGGRINCPWKVPPRAITEANVAERAALLLDQYRKKSRLFRSNVLLVPLGDDFRYDKPQEWDAQFFNYQRLFDYFSSRPDLHVQAQFGTLSDYFDALYKRTGVEPGAQPPGFPVLSGDFFSYADREDHYWTGYYTSRPFYKSLDRVLEAHLRGAEILYSLAAAHARHSGLAGQYPLSDFALLTEARRTLGLFQHHDAITGTAKEAVVVDYGVRLLRSLVNLKQVIINAAHYVVLGDKETYHFDPEAPFLEMVSPTPGSAWWDPQDDTRVSHDALPERTVIQLDSSPRFVVLFNPLEQERLSMVSLLVNSPRVRVLSEEGQPVAVQISTHWSSATNMVPDVYQVSVPVRLPALGLGLLQLQLGLDGHRTLPSSVRVYLHGRQLAVSRHEAFPLRVIDSGASDFTVSNRYIQAWFSGLTGLLKSIRRVDEEQEQRVDMEFLVYGTRTSKDKSGAYLFLPDGEAQPYVAKEPPVLRVTEGPFFSEVVAYYEHVHQVTRLYNLPGVEGLSLDVSSLVDIRDYVNKELALRIHTDIDSQGTFFTDLNGFQVQPRRYLKKLPLQANFYPMPVMAYIQDAQKRLTLHTAQALGVSSLGDGQLEVILDRRLMQDDNRGLGQGLKDNKRTCNRFRLLLERRTLGSEVQDGHSTSYPSLLSHLTSMYLNTPVLTLPVAKRQLPGPGLRSFRPLASSLPCDFHLLNLRTLQAEEDTSPSAETALILHRKGFDCGLEAKNLGFNCTTSQGRVALGSVFHGLDVGFLQPTSLTLLYPLASPSNSTDIYLEPMEIATFRLRLG, encoded by the exons ATGAAGCTGAAAAAGCAGGTGACAGTGTGTGGGGCTGCTATCTTCTGTGTGGCAGTCTTCTCGCTCTACCTCATGCTGGACCGAGTGCAGCATGATCCCACCCGACACCAGAATGGTGGGAACTTCCCCCGG AGCCAAATTTCTGTGCTGCAGAACCGCATTGAGCAGCTGGAACAGCTGTTGGAGGAGAACCATGAGATTATCAGTCACATCAAGGACTCTGTGCTGGAGCTGACAGCCAATGCAGAGGGCCCGCCTGCCCTGCTGCCCTACTACACGGTCAACGGCTCCTGGGTGGTGCCACCGGAGCCCCGGCCCAGCTTCTTTTCCATCTCCCCTCAGGACTGCCAGTTTGCTTTGGGGGGCCAGGGCCAAAAGCCAGAGCTGCAG ATGCTAACTGTATCAGAGGAATTGCCGTTTGACAATGTGGATGGCGGTGTGTGGAGGCAAGGCTTCGACATCTCCTACAGCCCACACGACTGGGATGCTGAGGACCTGCAGGTGTTTGTGGTGCCTCACTCTCACAACGACCCAG GCTGGATCAAGACCTTTGACAAGTACTACACAGAGCAGACCCAACACATCCTCAACAGCATGGTGTCCAAGCTGCAGGAGGACCCCCGGCGGCGCTTCCTCTGGGCAGAAGTCTCTTTCTTTGCCAAGTGGTGGGACAACATCAATGCCCAAAAGAGAGCGGCAGTCCGAAG GCTGGTGGGTAACGGGCAGCTGGAGATTGCGACAGGAGGCTGGGTAATGCCAGATGAGGCCAACTCCCACTACTTTGCATTGATTGACCAGCTCATCGAGGGACACCAGTGGCTAGAGAGAAACCTTG GTGCAACTCCGCGCTCTGGCTGGGCGGTGGACCCCTTTGGACACAGCTCCACCATGCCTTACCTGCTGCGCCGTGCCAACCTGACCAGCATGCTGATTCAGAGGGTGCACTATGCCATCAAGAAGCACTTTGCTGCCACCCACAGCCTGGAGTTCATGTGGAGGCAGACATGGG ACTCAGACTCCAGCACAGACATCTTCTGCCACATGATGCCCTTCTACAGCTATGATGTCCCCCATACCTGTGGCCCGGACCCCAAGATCTGCTGCCAGTTTGATTTCAAACGCCTGCCCGGTGGGCGCATCAACTGCCCTTGGAAGGTGCCACCACGGGCCATCACAGAGGCCAACGTAGCAGAGAG GGCAGCCCTGCTCCTGGACCAGTACCGGAAGAAGTCCCGGCTGTTCAGAAGCAATGTCCTCTTGGTGCCGCTCGGTGATGACTTCCGATATGACAAGCCCCAGGAGTGGGATGCCCAGTTCTTTAACTACCAGCGGCTCTTTGACTACTTCAGCAGCAGGCCTGACCTCCACGTGCAG GCCCAGTTTGGCACCCTCTCTGACTATTTTGATGCTCTGTACAAGAGGACAGGAGTGGAACCAGGCGCCCAGCCTCCAGGGTTTCCTGTGCTGAGTGGGGATTTCTTCTCCTATGCGGACCGGGAGGACCATTACTGGACAGGCTATTATACTTCCCGGCCTTTCTACAAGAGCTTAGACCGAGTCCTGGAAGCCCACCTGCG GGGGGCGGAGATTCTGTATAGCCTGGCTGCAGCCCACGCTCGCCACTCTGGACTGGCCGGCCAGTACCCACTCTCTGACTTCGCCCTTCTGACAGAAGCTCGGCGCACACTGGGGCTCTTCCAGCACCACGACGCCATCACCGGCACTGCCAAGGAGGCAGTGGTGGTGGACTACGGGGTCAG GCTTCTGCGCTCCCTTGTCAACCTGAAGCAAGTCATCATTAATGCAGCTCACTATGTGGTGCTGGGGGACAAGGAGACCTACCACTTTGACCCTGAGGCACCCTTCCTCGAAATGGTGAGCCCCACTCCTGGATCTGCTTGGTGGGACCCACAG GATGACACCCGCGTAAGTCACGATGCCCTGCCAGAGCGCACAGTGATCCAGCTGGATTCCTCACCCAG GTTTGTGGTGCTGTTCAACCCTCTGGAACAGGAACGGCTAAGCATGGTGTCTCTGCTGGTCAACTCACCCCGGGTGCGTGTCCTTTCAGAGGAGGGTCAGCCGGTGGCTGTGCAGATCAGCACACACTGGAGCTCTGCCACCAACATGGTCCCTGATGTCTACCAG GTGTCTGTGCCTGTCCGCCTGCCggccctgggcctgggcctgctgcagctgcagctgggccTGGATGGGCACCGCACGCTGCCCTCCTCCGTGCGCGTCTACCTGCACGGCCGCCAACTGGCCGTCAGCAGGCACGAAGCTTTCCCTCTCCGTGTCATTGACTCTGGTGCCAGCGACTTCACCGTCAGCAACCGCTACATACAggcctggttctcaggccttacTGGGCTCCTCAAG AGCATCCGAAGGGTGGATGAGGAGCAGGAGCAGCGGGTGGACATGGAGTTTCTCGTCTACGGCACCCGTACGTCCAAAGACAAGAGTGGAGCCTACCTCTTCCTGCCTGATGGCGAGGCCCAG CCCTATGTTGCCAAGGAGCCCCCTGTGCTGCGTGTCACTGAAGGCCCTTTCTTCTCAGAGGTGGTTGCGTACTACGAGCATGTTCACCAGGTGACCCGGCTGTATAATCTGCCAG GGGTGGAGGGGCTGTCTCTGGACGTGTCATCCCTGGTGGACATTCGGGACTATGTCAACAAGGAGCTGGCCCTGCGCATCCACACAGACATTGACAGCCAGGGCACCTTCTTCACAGACCTCAATGGCTTTCAG GTGCAGCCCCGGCGGTATCTTAAGAAACTGCCCCTGCAGGCCAACTTCTACCCCATGCCAGTCATGGCCTACATCCAGGATGCCCAGAAGCGCCTCACACTGCACACTGCCCAGGCCCTGGGCGTCTCCAGCCTCGGAGATG GTCAGCTGGAGGTGATCTTGGACCGGCGGCTAATGCAGGATGACAACCGGGGCCTAGGCCAAGGCCTCAAGGACAACAAGAGAACCTGCAACCGCTTCCGCCTCCTGTTAGAACGGCGAACCCTGGGCAGTGAG GTCCAAGATGGCCACTCTACCAGCTACCCATCCCTCTTGAGCCACCTGACCTCCATGTACCTGAATACCCCGGTGCTCACCCTGCCTGTAGCCAAGAGGCAGCTCCCAGGCCCTGGTTTGCGTTCATTTCGTCCTCTGGCTTCCTCACTGCCCTGTGACTTCCACCTGCTCAACCTGCGTACGCTTCAGGCTGAG GAGGATACCTCACCCTCAGCAGAGACCGCACTCATCCTACACCGCAAGGGTTTTGACTGTGGCCTTGAGGCCAAGAACCTGGGCTTCAATTGCACCACAAGCCAAGGCAGG GTAGCCCTGGGGAGCGTTTTTCATGGCCTGGATGTGGGGTTCCTGCAGCCAACCTCCTTGACATTACTGTACCCTCTGGCCTCACCCTCCAACAGCACTGACATCTATTTGGAGCCCATGGAGATTGCCACCTTTCGCCTCCGCTTGGGTTAG
- the HDDC3 gene encoding guanosine-3',5'-bis(diphosphate) 3'-pyrophosphohydrolase MESH1 isoform X1, whose translation MGSEAAQLLEAADFAARKHRQQRRKDPEGTPYINHPIGVARILTHEAGITDIVVLQAALLHDTVEDTDTTLDEVELHFGAQVRCLVEEVTDDKTLPKLERKRLQVEHAPHSSPGAKLVKLADKLYNLRDLNRCTPEGWSEYRVQEYFEWAAQVVKGLQGTNRQLEEALKQLFKERGLTL comes from the exons ATGGGCTCCGAGGCGGCgcagctgctggaggctgctgacTTCGCGGCTCGCAAGCATAGACAGCAGCGGCGGAAGGACCCCGAAGGAACCCCCTACATCAACCACCCCATCG GTGTGGCGCGGATCTTGACCCATGAGGCTGGAATCACTGACATTGTGGTTCTACAG GCGGCCCTACTCCATGACACGGTGGAGGACACAGACACCACCTTGGATGAGGTGGAGCTACACTTTGGGGCACAGGTGCGGTGCCTGGTGGAGGAGGTGACAGATGACAAGACTCTGCCCAAGCTGGAAAGAAAGCGGTTACAGGTGGAGCACGCGCCCCACAGTAGTCCCGGGGCCAAACTGGTGAAGCTGGCGGACAAGCTGTACAATCTGAGAGACCTGAATCGCTGCACCCCAGAGG GATGGTCAGAATATCGAGTCCAGGAATACTTTGAGTGGGCAGCGCAGGTGGTGAAGGGGCTTCAGGGAACAAACCGGCAACTGGAAGAGGCTCTAAAGCAGCTCTTCAAGGAGCGGGGGCTGACACTCTGA
- the HDDC3 gene encoding guanosine-3',5'-bis(diphosphate) 3'-pyrophosphohydrolase MESH1 isoform X2: protein MGSEAAQLLEAADFAARKHRQQRRKDPEGTPYINHPIGVARILTHEAGITDIVVLQVRCLVEEVTDDKTLPKLERKRLQVEHAPHSSPGAKLVKLADKLYNLRDLNRCTPEGWSEYRVQEYFEWAAQVVKGLQGTNRQLEEALKQLFKERGLTL, encoded by the exons ATGGGCTCCGAGGCGGCgcagctgctggaggctgctgacTTCGCGGCTCGCAAGCATAGACAGCAGCGGCGGAAGGACCCCGAAGGAACCCCCTACATCAACCACCCCATCG GTGTGGCGCGGATCTTGACCCATGAGGCTGGAATCACTGACATTGTGGTTCTACAG GTGCGGTGCCTGGTGGAGGAGGTGACAGATGACAAGACTCTGCCCAAGCTGGAAAGAAAGCGGTTACAGGTGGAGCACGCGCCCCACAGTAGTCCCGGGGCCAAACTGGTGAAGCTGGCGGACAAGCTGTACAATCTGAGAGACCTGAATCGCTGCACCCCAGAGG GATGGTCAGAATATCGAGTCCAGGAATACTTTGAGTGGGCAGCGCAGGTGGTGAAGGGGCTTCAGGGAACAAACCGGCAACTGGAAGAGGCTCTAAAGCAGCTCTTCAAGGAGCGGGGGCTGACACTCTGA